The Falco peregrinus isolate bFalPer1 chromosome 1, bFalPer1.pri, whole genome shotgun sequence genome has a window encoding:
- the CFL2 gene encoding cofilin-2 — protein sequence MASGVTVNDEVIKVFNDMKVRKSSTPEEIKKRKKAVLFCLSDDKKQIIVEESKQILVGDIGDTVEDPYTAFVKLLPLNDCRYALYDATYETKESKKEDLVFIFWAPESAPLKSKMIYASSKDAIKKKFTGIKHEWQVNGLDDIKDRSTLGEKLGGNVVVSLEGKPL from the exons ATG GCTTCTGGAGTAACAGTGAATGATGAAGTCATAAAGGTTTTTAATGATATGAAAGTAAGGAAATCTTCAACCccagaagagattaaaaaaagaaagaaagccgTTCTTTTCTGCTTAAGTGATgacaaaaaacaaataattgtaGAGGAGTCAAAGCAGATATTGGTTGGTGACATTGGAGATACTGTGGAGGACCCCTATACAGCTTTTGTGAAGTTGCTACCTTTGAACGATTGCCGATACGCTTTGTATGATGCCACGTACGAGACAAAGGAATCTAAGAAAGAAGACCTGGTATTTATATTCTG GGCTCCTGAAAGTGCacctttaaaaagcaagatGATCTACGCAAGCTCTAAAGAtgccattaaaaagaaatttacag GTATTAAACATGAGTGGCAAGTAAATGGTTTGGATGATATTAAGGACCGTTCAACACTTGGAGAGAAATTGGGAGGCAACGTGGTAGTTTCACTTGAAGGAAAACCCTTATAA